One window of Sinorhizobium fredii NGR234 genomic DNA carries:
- a CDS encoding NADP-dependent malic enzyme — MPATDKTDRTMTSVTAQEALDFHSQGRPGKLEISPTKPMATQRDLSLAYSPGVAVPVKAIAEDPATAYDYTARGNMVAVISNGTAILGLGNLGALASKPVMEGKSVLFKRFADVDSIDLEVDTENVDEFINCVRFLGPSFGGINLEDIKAPDCFIIEQRLREVMDIPVFHDDQHGTAIIAAAGLINALALTGRDFKTTKLVCNGAGAAAIACIELIKAMGFNPENIILCDTKGVIFQGRTEGMNQWKSAHAVKTDRRTLAEAVEGSDVFFGLSAKGALSPEMVRSMAARPIIFAMANPDPEITPEEVAQIRDDAIVATGRSDYPNQVNNVLGFPYIFRGALDVRASTINDAMKIAAAEALASLAKEDVPDDVAAAYQGNRPRFGPQYIIPVPFDPRLISAIPMAVAKAAMETGVAQKPIADLNAYGQQLSARRDPIASTLQRIFERVRRQPKRIVFAEGEEVQMMRSAIAYANQQLGTAILLGREEQMRETAEREGIDLDRPGIQIVNARLSKRVSAYTDFLYARLQRKGYLFRDVQRLINNDRNHFAASMVALGDADGMVTGLTRNYSTALEDVRRCIDAKPGHRVIGVSIALCRGRTVLVADTAVHDMPSAEELADIAEEAAGLAKRLGYMPRVAMLAYSTFGHPSGERSERVREAVKILDRRRVDFEYDGEMAADVALNHRVLEQYPFCRLSGTANVLVMPAFHSASISTKMLQELGGSTVIGPLLVGFDKSVQITSMSAKDSDIVNLAAIAAYNAGT, encoded by the coding sequence ATGCCGGCTACCGACAAGACCGACCGCACGATGACGAGCGTCACCGCCCAGGAGGCGCTCGACTTCCATTCCCAGGGTCGTCCCGGAAAGCTGGAGATTTCACCGACGAAGCCGATGGCGACGCAGCGCGACCTGTCGCTCGCCTATTCGCCGGGCGTCGCCGTGCCCGTCAAGGCAATCGCCGAGGATCCGGCGACGGCCTACGACTATACGGCGCGCGGCAACATGGTGGCGGTGATTTCGAACGGCACGGCGATCCTCGGCCTCGGCAATTTGGGCGCGCTTGCCTCGAAGCCGGTGATGGAGGGCAAGTCCGTGCTCTTCAAGCGCTTTGCCGATGTCGATTCGATCGATCTCGAAGTCGACACCGAGAATGTCGACGAATTCATCAACTGCGTGCGCTTCCTCGGCCCGTCCTTCGGCGGCATCAATCTCGAGGATATCAAGGCGCCGGACTGTTTCATCATCGAGCAGCGGCTGCGCGAGGTCATGGACATTCCGGTGTTCCATGACGACCAGCACGGCACCGCGATCATCGCCGCCGCCGGCCTCATCAATGCGCTGGCCCTGACCGGCCGCGACTTCAAGACGACGAAGCTCGTCTGCAACGGCGCGGGTGCCGCGGCCATCGCCTGCATCGAGCTCATCAAGGCGATGGGCTTCAACCCGGAAAACATCATCCTCTGCGACACCAAGGGGGTGATCTTCCAGGGCCGCACCGAGGGCATGAACCAGTGGAAGTCGGCGCACGCCGTCAAGACCGACCGCCGGACGCTGGCCGAGGCGGTCGAGGGTTCCGACGTGTTCTTCGGCCTTTCGGCCAAGGGCGCCCTCTCGCCCGAGATGGTGCGTTCGATGGCGGCAAGGCCGATCATCTTCGCCATGGCCAATCCGGATCCGGAAATCACCCCCGAAGAGGTGGCCCAGATCCGCGACGATGCGATCGTCGCGACCGGGCGCTCCGACTATCCGAACCAGGTCAACAATGTTCTCGGCTTTCCCTACATCTTCCGCGGCGCGCTCGATGTGCGCGCCTCGACGATCAACGACGCGATGAAGATTGCCGCGGCGGAAGCGCTGGCGAGCCTCGCCAAGGAGGACGTGCCGGACGACGTCGCCGCCGCCTATCAGGGCAACCGGCCGCGCTTCGGGCCGCAATACATCATTCCTGTACCCTTCGATCCGCGCCTGATCTCGGCGATCCCGATGGCCGTCGCCAAGGCCGCCATGGAGACCGGGGTGGCGCAAAAGCCGATCGCGGATCTCAATGCCTATGGGCAGCAGCTTTCCGCCCGGCGCGACCCGATCGCCTCGACGCTGCAGCGGATTTTCGAGCGCGTCCGCCGTCAGCCGAAGCGCATCGTCTTCGCCGAGGGCGAGGAAGTGCAGATGATGCGCTCGGCCATTGCCTATGCGAACCAGCAGCTCGGCACGGCGATCCTGCTGGGGCGCGAGGAGCAGATGCGCGAAACCGCCGAACGGGAGGGCATCGACCTCGATCGGCCCGGCATCCAGATCGTCAATGCGCGTCTGTCGAAACGCGTCAGCGCCTATACCGACTTCCTCTATGCCCGGCTGCAGCGCAAGGGTTATCTCTTCCGCGACGTGCAGCGGCTGATCAACAACGACCGCAACCACTTCGCCGCCTCCATGGTCGCGCTCGGCGATGCCGACGGCATGGTTACCGGTCTGACGCGCAACTACTCAACCGCGCTCGAGGACGTCCGCCGCTGTATCGACGCAAAGCCCGGCCACCGGGTGATCGGCGTATCGATCGCGCTCTGCCGCGGCCGTACCGTGCTCGTCGCCGACACCGCGGTTCACGACATGCCCTCTGCCGAGGAGCTGGCCGATATCGCCGAGGAGGCCGCCGGGCTCGCCAAGCGGCTCGGCTACATGCCCCGCGTCGCCATGCTTGCCTACTCGACATTCGGCCATCCGTCGGGCGAGCGCTCCGAGCGGGTCCGCGAGGCGGTGAAGATTCTCGACCGGCGCCGTGTCGATTTCGAATATGACGGCGAAATGGCCGCCGACGTGGCGCTCAATCATCGGGTGCTCGAGCAATATCCGTTCTGCCGGCTTTCCGGCACCGCCAACGT
- the mutS gene encoding DNA mismatch repair protein MutS, whose product MNFVSDASSRTGDVLSVSDLASEESRSTATPMMEQFIEIKANNPDSLLFYRMGDFYELFFQDAVEASRALGITLTKRGQHLGQDIPMCGVPVHAADDYLQKLIALGFRVAVCEQVEDPAEAKKRGSKSVVRRDVVRLVTPGTITEDKLLSPSESNYLMALARIRSGSEPAYALAWIDISTGIFRLAETAESRLLADILRVEPRELILPDTVFHDPELRPVFDVLGRVAVPQPAVLFDSATAEGRIARYYGVKTLDGFGTFSRAELAAASAAISYVEKTQIQERPALGIPERESAASTLFIDPATRANLELVKTLSGAREGTLLRALDRTVTSGGARLLAERLMSPLTDPDRINQRLDSIEVLLDQPSFAIDVRDTLRRAPDMPRALSRLALGRGGPRDLGAIQAGLRAAAATATLLSGARLSEELTEAHAAIAALPAALLARLDSMLAEDLPLLKRDGGFLREAASGELDEMRALRDQSRRVIAGLQLQYCEETGIKSLKIKHNNVLGYFIEVTAGNAGAMTDTDAGRARFIHRQTMASAMRFTTTELAELETKIANAADRALAIELEAFEAMAREVVADAEAIKAASLALAMLDVSAGLAVLAEEQNYARPAVDRSRMFLIDGGRHPVVEQALRRQAGNPFVANGCDLSPPDGPEAGAIWLLTGPNMGGKSTFLRQNALIAIMAQMGSFVPANAAHIGIVDRLFSRVGASDDLARGRSTFMVEMVETAAILNQATDHSLVILDEIGRGTATFDGLSIAWAAVEHLHEVNRCRGLFATHFHELTVLSEKLGRLSNATMRVKEWDGDVIFLHEVGPGAADRSYGIQVARLAGLPASVVARARDVLANLEDADRKNPASQLIDDLPLFQVAVRREEVARASGPSRAEEALRAINPDDMTPREALEALYALKKDLAGR is encoded by the coding sequence ATGAATTTCGTGTCTGACGCATCGAGCCGCACGGGCGACGTCCTTTCCGTGTCCGATCTGGCCAGCGAGGAGAGCCGCTCCACTGCCACGCCGATGATGGAGCAGTTCATCGAGATCAAGGCGAACAATCCGGATTCGCTTCTGTTCTACCGGATGGGCGATTTCTACGAGCTGTTCTTCCAGGATGCGGTGGAGGCCTCCCGCGCGCTCGGCATCACGCTGACGAAACGCGGCCAGCATCTGGGCCAGGATATCCCGATGTGCGGCGTGCCGGTGCATGCCGCCGACGACTATCTGCAGAAGCTGATCGCGCTTGGCTTCCGGGTCGCGGTCTGCGAGCAGGTGGAAGATCCCGCCGAAGCCAAGAAGCGCGGCAGCAAATCCGTCGTGCGCCGCGATGTGGTGCGGCTGGTGACGCCGGGGACCATCACCGAGGACAAGCTGCTGTCGCCCTCGGAATCGAACTATCTGATGGCGCTGGCCCGCATCCGCAGCGGCTCGGAGCCCGCCTATGCGCTCGCCTGGATCGATATTTCGACCGGTATCTTCCGCCTCGCCGAGACGGCCGAGAGCCGTCTGCTCGCCGACATCCTGCGCGTCGAGCCGCGCGAGCTGATCCTCCCGGACACCGTCTTCCACGATCCGGAGCTGCGCCCGGTCTTCGACGTGCTCGGCCGGGTGGCCGTGCCGCAGCCCGCAGTCCTGTTCGACAGCGCCACCGCGGAAGGCCGCATCGCCCGCTATTACGGGGTCAAGACCCTCGACGGTTTCGGCACCTTCTCCCGCGCCGAACTCGCGGCCGCTTCCGCGGCGATCTCCTATGTCGAGAAGACCCAGATCCAGGAGCGTCCGGCGCTCGGTATCCCCGAGAGGGAAAGCGCCGCCTCGACCCTCTTCATCGACCCGGCAACCCGCGCCAATCTCGAACTCGTCAAGACGCTCTCCGGCGCCCGTGAAGGAACCTTGCTGAGAGCCCTCGACCGGACCGTCACCAGCGGCGGCGCGCGTCTGCTCGCCGAGCGGCTGATGTCGCCTCTGACCGACCCGGATCGGATCAATCAGCGGCTCGATTCGATCGAGGTGCTGCTCGACCAGCCAAGCTTCGCGATCGATGTCCGCGACACCTTGCGCCGCGCCCCGGACATGCCGCGTGCCCTGTCCAGGCTCGCGCTCGGCCGCGGCGGGCCGCGCGACCTCGGCGCCATCCAGGCGGGTCTCCGCGCTGCGGCGGCGACCGCGACGCTGCTTTCGGGCGCCCGGCTTTCGGAGGAGCTGACCGAGGCGCATGCCGCGATCGCCGCGCTGCCGGCAGCCTTGCTGGCGCGTCTCGATTCGATGCTCGCCGAGGACCTGCCGCTTCTGAAGCGCGATGGCGGCTTCCTGCGCGAAGCGGCGAGCGGCGAGCTCGACGAGATGCGGGCGCTGCGCGACCAGTCGCGCCGGGTCATCGCCGGCCTGCAACTGCAATATTGCGAAGAGACCGGCATCAAGTCGCTGAAGATCAAGCACAACAATGTGCTCGGCTATTTCATCGAAGTCACCGCCGGCAATGCCGGGGCGATGACCGATACGGACGCCGGTCGCGCCCGTTTCATCCATCGCCAAACCATGGCGAGCGCCATGCGCTTCACCACGACGGAACTTGCCGAGCTCGAAACGAAGATCGCCAATGCCGCCGACCGGGCGCTGGCAATCGAGCTCGAGGCTTTCGAGGCAATGGCGCGCGAGGTCGTCGCCGATGCCGAGGCGATCAAGGCGGCGTCGCTGGCGCTCGCGATGCTCGACGTCTCGGCGGGGCTTGCCGTGCTTGCCGAAGAGCAGAACTATGCGCGGCCCGCCGTCGATCGCTCGCGGATGTTCTTGATCGATGGCGGGCGCCATCCGGTCGTCGAACAAGCGCTGCGGCGCCAGGCGGGCAATCCTTTCGTTGCCAATGGTTGCGACCTGTCGCCGCCGGACGGTCCGGAGGCCGGTGCCATCTGGCTGCTCACCGGCCCGAACATGGGCGGCAAGTCGACCTTCCTGCGGCAGAACGCGCTGATCGCCATCATGGCGCAGATGGGTTCCTTCGTGCCTGCGAACGCCGCCCATATCGGCATCGTCGACCGGCTCTTTTCGCGCGTCGGTGCCTCGGACGATCTCGCCCGCGGCCGCTCGACCTTCATGGTCGAGATGGTCGAGACGGCGGCGATCCTCAACCAGGCAACCGACCACTCGCTCGTCATCCTCGACGAGATCGGCCGCGGCACGGCGACCTTCGACGGCCTGTCGATCGCCTGGGCGGCGGTCGAGCACCTGCATGAAGTCAATCGCTGCCGCGGTCTCTTCGCGACGCATTTCCACGAATTGACGGTTCTCTCCGAAAAGCTCGGGCGCCTGTCGAACGCCACCATGCGGGTCAAGGAGTGGGACGGCGACGTGATCTTCCTGCACGAGGTCGGCCCCGGTGCGGCCGACCGTTCCTACGGCATCCAGGTCGCCCGCCTTGCGGGTCTCCCTGCCTCGGTCGTCGCCCGGGCAAGGGACGTCCTAGCCAACCTCGAGGATGCCGATCGCAAGAACCCGGCGAGCCAGTTGATCGACGACTTGCCGCTTTTCCAGGTGGCCGTCCGGCGCGAGGAAGTGGCAAGGGCATCCGGCCCTTCCAGGGCCGAAGAGGCGCTGAGGGCGATCAATCCCGACGACATGACGCCGCGCGAGGCGCTCGAGGCGCTCTATGCTTTGAAAAAGGACCTTGCCGGCCGCTGA
- a CDS encoding [protein-PII] uridylyltransferase: protein MARHETSFPEILDVAALRAKCGFIAAAHAEQREPMRRALLAAFKEANNAGRAKARQLLAADGAGIKCAERISWLQDQLITVLHDFMLNEVFDAAHAPPAARLAVTAVGGYGRGTLAPGSDIDLLFLLPSKRAVWAEPAIEFMLYVLWDLGFKVGHATRTIDECIRLSRADMTIRTAILECRYICGSEALAGELEQRFDHEIVRNTGPEFIAAKLAERDGRHRKAGDTRYLVEPNVKEGKGGLRDLHTLFWIAKYFYRVKDPADLVKLAVLSRQEYKLFQKSDDFLWAVRCHMHFLTGKAEERLSFDIQREIAEALGYHDHPGLSAVERFMKHYFLVAKDVGDLTRIFCAALEDQQAKDTPGISGVFSRFKHRTRKIAGTLDFVDDGGRIALASPDVFKREPINLLRLFHIADIHGLEFHPNALKQVTRSLGLITPHLRENDEANRLFLSILTSRRNPELILRRMNEAGVLGRFIPDFGKIVSMMQFNMYHHYTVDEHLLRTVDVLSRIDRGLEEEAHPLTAMLMPGIEDRSALYVAVLLHDIAKGRPEDHSVAGAKVARKLCPRLGLSPKQTETVVWLVEEHLTMSMVAQTRDLNDRKTILDFAERVQSLDRLKMLLILTVCDIRAVGPGVWNGWKGQLLRTLYYETELLLSGGFSELSRKERAKHAAHMLSDALKDWSKKERDAYVRLHYQPYLLTVALEDQVRHAEFIREADRAGKTLATMVRTHHFHAITEITVLSPDHPRLLTVIAGACAAAGANIVDAQIHTTSDGRALDTILVNREFSVDEDEMRRAASIGKLIEDVLSGRKRLPEVIASRTRAKKRSKAFTVTPEVTISNTLSNKFTVIEVEGLDRTGLLSEITAVLSDLSLDIASAHITTFGEKVIDTFYVTDLVGAKITNENRQGNIAARLKAVLAGEVDEARERMPSGIIAPAHSPRSSHAARTTKVET from the coding sequence ATGGCCAGACACGAAACTTCCTTCCCCGAAATTCTCGACGTCGCCGCGCTGCGGGCGAAATGCGGCTTCATCGCCGCGGCCCATGCCGAGCAGCGCGAACCGATGCGCCGCGCCCTTCTCGCCGCCTTCAAGGAGGCGAACAACGCCGGCCGCGCCAAGGCACGCCAACTGCTTGCCGCCGACGGCGCTGGCATCAAATGCGCCGAGCGCATTTCCTGGCTGCAGGACCAGCTCATCACGGTGCTGCACGATTTCATGCTGAACGAGGTCTTCGACGCGGCCCATGCGCCGCCGGCGGCCCGGCTCGCGGTGACCGCGGTCGGCGGCTACGGCCGCGGCACGCTGGCGCCGGGCTCGGACATCGACCTGCTCTTCCTGCTGCCGTCCAAGAGGGCGGTCTGGGCCGAACCCGCCATCGAGTTCATGCTCTATGTCCTGTGGGATCTCGGCTTCAAGGTCGGCCATGCGACCAGGACCATCGACGAATGCATCCGCCTGTCGCGCGCCGACATGACGATACGCACGGCAATCCTCGAATGCCGCTATATTTGCGGCTCCGAGGCATTGGCGGGCGAACTGGAACAGCGTTTCGATCACGAGATCGTCCGCAACACCGGCCCCGAATTCATCGCTGCCAAGCTCGCCGAACGGGACGGGCGCCACCGCAAGGCCGGCGACACCCGCTACCTCGTCGAGCCGAACGTCAAGGAAGGCAAGGGGGGCTTGCGCGATCTGCACACGCTGTTCTGGATCGCCAAGTATTTCTACCGGGTCAAGGATCCGGCCGACCTCGTCAAGCTCGCCGTCCTGTCGCGGCAGGAATACAAGCTCTTCCAGAAGTCGGACGATTTCCTCTGGGCAGTGCGCTGCCACATGCATTTCCTGACCGGAAAGGCGGAGGAGCGGCTGTCCTTCGACATCCAGCGCGAGATTGCCGAAGCGCTCGGCTATCACGACCATCCGGGTCTCTCGGCGGTCGAACGCTTCATGAAGCATTATTTCCTCGTCGCCAAGGATGTCGGCGATCTCACCCGCATCTTCTGCGCGGCGCTCGAAGACCAGCAGGCCAAGGACACGCCCGGGATTTCCGGCGTCTTCAGCCGCTTCAAGCACCGCACCCGCAAGATCGCCGGCACGCTCGACTTCGTCGACGATGGCGGGCGCATCGCGCTCGCCAGCCCGGACGTCTTCAAGCGCGAGCCGATCAACCTGCTGCGGCTGTTCCACATCGCCGATATCCACGGCCTGGAATTCCATCCGAACGCGCTGAAGCAGGTGACGCGGTCGCTCGGCCTGATCACGCCGCATCTGCGCGAGAACGACGAGGCCAACCGGCTCTTCCTGTCGATCCTGACCTCCCGGCGCAATCCGGAACTGATCCTGCGGCGGATGAACGAGGCGGGCGTGCTCGGCCGCTTCATTCCGGATTTCGGCAAGATCGTCTCGATGATGCAGTTCAACATGTACCACCACTACACGGTGGACGAGCACCTGCTGCGCACGGTCGACGTTCTGTCCCGGATCGATCGCGGCCTTGAGGAGGAGGCACATCCGCTGACGGCGATGCTGATGCCCGGCATCGAGGACCGCTCGGCGCTCTATGTCGCGGTGCTGCTGCACGACATCGCCAAGGGCCGCCCCGAGGACCATTCGGTCGCCGGCGCCAAGGTGGCCCGCAAGCTCTGCCCGCGCCTCGGCCTGTCGCCGAAGCAGACGGAAACCGTCGTCTGGCTGGTCGAGGAGCATTTGACCATGTCGATGGTTGCACAGACCCGTGACCTCAACGATCGCAAGACCATCCTCGATTTCGCCGAACGGGTGCAATCGCTCGATCGCCTGAAGATGCTGCTCATCCTGACCGTCTGCGACATCCGGGCCGTCGGGCCGGGCGTCTGGAACGGCTGGAAGGGCCAGTTGCTGCGCACGCTCTACTACGAGACGGAACTGCTTCTCTCCGGCGGCTTCTCGGAACTGTCGCGCAAGGAGCGGGCGAAGCACGCCGCCCATATGCTGAGCGACGCGCTGAAGGACTGGTCGAAGAAGGAGCGGGACGCCTATGTCCGGCTGCACTACCAGCCCTATCTCCTCACCGTGGCGCTCGAGGACCAGGTGCGCCACGCCGAATTCATCCGCGAGGCGGACCGCGCCGGTAAGACCCTGGCGACAATGGTGCGCACCCATCATTTCCACGCCATCACCGAGATCACCGTGCTTTCGCCGGACCATCCGCGCCTGCTGACGGTCATCGCCGGCGCCTGCGCGGCGGCGGGCGCCAACATCGTCGATGCGCAGATCCATACGACCTCGGACGGCCGGGCGCTGGATACGATCCTCGTCAACCGCGAGTTCTCGGTCGACGAGGACGAGATGCGGCGGGCGGCGAGCATCGGCAAGCTGATCGAGGACGTGCTCTCCGGCCGCAAGCGCCTGCCGGAGGTGATCGCCAGCCGCACCCGGGCGAAGAAGCGCAGCAAGGCCTTCACCGTGACGCCCGAGGTGACGATCAGCAACACGCTGTCGAACAAGTTCACCGTCATCGAGGTCGAGGGCCTCGACCGGACGGGTCTGCTTTCCGAGATCACCGCGGTGCTCTCGGACCTGTCGCTCGACATCGCCTCGGCCCATATCACCACCTTCGGCGAGAAGGTGATCGACACCTTCTACGTCACCGATCTCGTCGGCGCGAAGATCACCAACGAGAACCGGCAGGGCAATATCGCCGCGCGCCTGAAGGCGGTGCTGGCGGGCGAGGTCGACGAGGCGCGCGAGCGCATGCCCTCCGGCATCATCGCGCCGGCCCATTCGCCGCGGTCGTCGCACGCTGCCAGAACGACAAAAGTCGAAACATGA